A window from Cryptomeria japonica chromosome 1, Sugi_1.0, whole genome shotgun sequence encodes these proteins:
- the LOC131856290 gene encoding glycine-rich cell wall structural protein 2-like: protein MGNLVYYDLSEWGEIDALCRVFDDDEIGGYDIAWDGGGGGGGGRDDIGDGDGYGGDAGDHGAGDDDGGDDDGGDGGYNDGGDGEDDDGGDGRVVAVATTTTGTPGASNSRSARDVYTNWMARVVRHRRSGALGSRAGGSPGFSQLSRRSGQSQTESRGVTGPLQRVPPCGDSGTGVRAGVTLPAASGQSSTPPPSGHTDMGH from the exons ATGGGCAAtctagtatattatgatctcagcGAGTGGGGCGAGATAGATGCACTTTGTCGAGTGTTTGACgatgatgagataggtggataTGATATTGCATG GGATGGTGGGGGGGGAGGAGGTGGAGGCAGAGATGATattggagatggagatggatatggaggagatgcaggagacCATGGtgctggagatgatgatggaggagatgatgatgggggggatGGGGGATATAATGATGGGGGAGATGGGgaagatgatgatgggggagatggtcgagTAGTGGCAGTGGCAACGACAACGACAGGCACACCCGGAGCTAGCAATTCTAGATCTGCTAGAGATGTATATACAAATTGGATGGCCCGAGTGGTCAGACACAGGAGATCAGGGGCATTAGGTTCCAGAGCAGGAGGTTCCCCTG gattttcacaGCTGAGCAGGAGATCAGGACAGAGCCagactgagagtcgaggagtgacagggccacttcagagagtTCCCCCATGTGGGGACTCAGGTACAGGGGTACGAGCTGGTGTTACTCTACCTGCTGCATCAGGACAAAGTTCCACTCCAcctcctagtggtcacactgatatgggacattga